TGGAGCAAATGAATCCGTCGCAACGCTGCCGTCAATGCCGGTGATTCGGGAACTTGCATGGAACGCAAACCGTCTCTGCCCACTGCATACACCGGAAATGACTTTTCAAGCGCAATGATTTCCACGTTCTCAGGCAAGGTATACGCGGCCATAATCGCGTCGCTGCCTCGACCGAATGTGGCATCTAAAAAACGTTTGGGAGAAGCCTCGTACAAAAGGTCGGCAAAATGATCTTGGCGCTTACGTTCCCAATTCAGCGCACGTAGCTTTGCCATTTGCAAATGAAATTCCAGCCGTGTCTTTCCATCCGTTGCGACTAATCCCCGCTGCAATTGCACAAGCCAATGGGAAATCCGTGTTCGTTCCGCCAAACGACGCAATGATGCATGGCCTCGCTCCACGTAAGGAAGTTGCCACTCGGACGCCAACTCCTGTGCCTGCATGCGTTGCTCGTTGGTCGGCTTATAGCCGGTCGTAATCCCCCATATCATCATCAGGAACGCCGAAACAATTTTGCCAAATCGGCGGCGGTAAATCGAACCATAACCGGTCGGCCGTGCGGGCAAACAAATGGGCGTTTCGTCGCGAGCAAATCACGAATTAATTCCCGCATCTGACGAATATTCAATGCATGCCCCGCTTTGATCGCTCCGCGGCAGGAAGCATATGCCAATACGCGATGGCGTAACTGTTCGGCTGTCGGCGGCGTATCCGCCTGCAGCGCCAAACTGATTTCACTCAGCATGCGTTCCTGTTCGGTACCGACGGCATCGGCAGGAGCTGCTACTAAGCGCAACAATTGCGGTCCGGCCTGCTCAAATTGAAATCCCAGTGCGTGCAACTGCTCCTCATGAGTGAGCAATGCTTGAACATCTTCGGCATCGAGTTGCAAGAGTTGCGGCACCAGTAAGGTTTGCGCAGGAATCCCTTCAGTCGCCTGTGCCAAACGATCGTAGCGTACTCTTTCATGCGCCGCATGCTGGTCAATGATGTAGAGTTCTTCGCCTTTTTGGCAAACGATAAAACAGTTCGCGATCTGCCCCAGTGGGACAAGTGCAGCCTCTGCATCTTCCTGCGGTGTAAATAAAATGCGTTCTTCTTCGTCGGAGGTATCATCTTGCTGTACTTTCGCCATGTATTCGCTGAACGTATTTTCTTCCGCGACGCTCCAACGCGGCGGTGCGTAAGACGTTGCCGTCTGTGTTGAAGCGGCCGGAGCGCCTGATGAGCTCGGTTTCGTAACGGCATTCGGCAGACGTACCGTCGGCTCCAACACCCCTTGCCGGAGCTCAAAATCCGTTTTCTTATCCGCTAGCGTAAATTCATTTTGTGCCGGTGCGGATTCGCCTTGCAGTGCAGCGGTATGGCGTTGCATACCAAGCGGTGCCTGTGTCACTTCTGTTGCCACTGTGGCCGCATCATCAACACTCGTCAACGCATTTAAAACCGCATGATATACCGCACGGAATACCGCCTGCTCATCACTGAATTTGACTTCCCGCTTTTGCGGATGAATATTTACGTCGACATCCGCGGGAGAAATCAGCACGCGAATCACGGCCGGCGGGTAGCCGCGTTTCGGCAACAATGAATGATACGCATTGTCGAGTGCCCGACTCAAAGCGGGGCTTTCCACGATGCGACCATTGACAATCCACGTTTGCCATTGGCGACTGCTCTTCAGTACAGCCGGTTTAGCGATATAACCGGTCACGCTGTCGGTCTCGGTTTGATACTCCACCGGCAACATGGCATTCGCAAGATCCGTTCCGAATAAGGATGCAAATGTATCTAACATATCTCCGTTGCCGGGCGTATCAATCACGGTACGACCGTTATTGATCAAGCGAATCGCGATTTGCGGATGCGCTAAGGCCAATTTGCCTACCAATGTATTAATCCGACTGCTTTCCGTACGTTCCGTTTTCAAAAACTTTTGTCGCGCGGGCGTATTGTAAAATAAATCTCGCACTTCAAGTGTCGTGCCTACCGGCGCTCCGATCGTTTGCGAGGAAATTAACTCGCCGCCTTCGATGCGAATTTCCTGTCCGATTTCCGCCTCTTGCGTACGCGTGACCAACGTCACCTTGGCGACGGACGCGATACTTGCCAAGGCTTCACCGCGAAACCCCATCGAGCTGATCGCGAAGATATCGGCCGCTTTTTGAATTTTACTCGTCGCGTGGCGTACAAATGCAAGGGCTGCATCTTCCGCCGTCATACCGTTGCCGTCATCCGTCACACGCAGGTAGCGAGCGCCACCTTCCGCAATTTCGATTTCAATATGTGCAGCATTCGCATCCAAGGCGTTTTCAATCAATTCTTTGGCTACCGAAGCCGGTCGCTCAACGACTTCCCCGGCGGCAATTTGATTTACGGTAACGGCATCGAGAATATGTATTTGCGCCATATTACAATCCCTTTCTCGCTTTGGCTTCCTTATTTAATCGGAATAACGTTTCCATTGCTTCCATCGGCGTCATGCTGAAAACATCTAAACCTGCCAATTCATCCCAAATGCCGTCGGCGAAAATGTCCATTGCCGGAACTCGCTCCGCTTCCACAGGGGCAGCGGAAGCCGTGTTTTCAAGTTCCGCCAGCAGCGTCTGTGCCCTTTGCAACACACTCGTCGGTAAGCCCGCCAGTTTGGCGACATGAATACCGTAACTTTTATCGGCTTTCCCGGGAATAATGCGTCGCAGAAACTGCACGTCTCCGCGACGCTCTTTGACGGAAACCGTAAAGTTTTGAATGTGCGGATAAACATCCGCAACTTCCGTTAACTCATGATAGTGCGTTGCAAATAACGTAAACGCGCCGATTTTTTCCGCAATAAATTCAACAGTCGCGCGCGCGATACTTAAGCCGTCATAGGTGCTCGTACCTCGACCGACTTCATCGAGCAAAATGAGGGAATTGGCATCCGCCGCCTGTAAAATATCGGCGACTTCATTCATCTCCACCATAAATGTACTTTGACCGCTGGAAATATCATCTGTCGCACCGATGCGCGTAAAAATGCGGCTGACCGGACAAATATCTGCAGTGCGCACCGGGATGAACGAACCGATCTGCGCCATCAGCAACAGCAATGCGACTTGTCGCATATACGTCGATTTACCGGCCATATTCGGTCCGGTGATCAGCATGGTTTCACAGTCCTCATGACGTAAAACAGTGTCATTCGGAACAAATGTATCTTTTTGCGCGGCGGCCAACATCGGATGCATACCGTCGCGGATTTCAATCCGATTCTGACGATTTAATGCCGGCTGTACCCAACGATATTTATGCGCGGCCACGGCAAGTGCCAGCAGCGCATCGATAAGGGCAAGAGTACGAGCCGTTTTTTGCAGGTCCGCAAGCGCCGGTCGCAGATCCGCTAGCACCTGCGTAAACAGCTGTGCTTCCAGCTTGTCCATTTCCGCTTGTGCCGACAGTACTTTGACTTCAAACTCTTTCAGTTCCGGCGTAATATAGCGTTCGGCGTTCGCCAACGTCTGCTTCCGTACAAAATACTCCGGTACCCGTTCCGCTTGGGAACGAGGCACTTCGAAATAATAACCGAACACATTGTTGAAGCCGATTTTTAACTTAAGTTCCGATTTAGCTTTTTCCGCCGCTTCCAAATTGGCGATCCAGCTGCGACTGTCATGGACCAACGAACGTAATTCGTCCAGCCGCGGCGAAAAACCGTCTTTGATATAATCACCGTTACGTTGCAAACCCGCGTCAGGCGCGATAGCCTCCGTCAGCAGTGTATACACATCCGTGTGCATCGCCACATCGCGGTTCAACGTTTGCAGCATAGGTGCATTGAATTCTTGCAAAAGCTCCTTTAACGGCACCAGTTCCGCTAACGAATCCCGTACCGCCAGAAGATCTTTCGGCGTCGCCGTTCCGATCTCCACCTTAGTGACGATCCGCTCAAAATCATAAATACGCCCCAGTATATTTCCTAATGTATCCGCTTGGCGCGCGTTTTTAAGAAAATCCGCCACCGCTTCCTGCCGCGCCAGAATTTCCGTATCCGAGAGTAGCGGCGCTTCCAACCAGCGCTGTAACAGGCGAGCGCCCATGGCCGTTTGCGTCTGCTTTAAAAGCGCATAGAGGGTACCGCGAATGCTTCCGTCCTGCATATTCTGTAAGACTTCCAAATGACGTAACGTCCGATGATCAAGCGTCATTTGCGCTTCTTCACGCAACGGCAACAGTAATGTAACCTGTTTAGCCGATTGCTGCAACGTTTTTGCCAAATAGTAAAACAACTGCGCCAATGCTTCGCGAACCGCTGACTCTGCCGGCAATTCCGCAAGCGCCAAACCGCCGAAGTCGGTTGCCCCGGTCAGTTTCGGTAGCGGCATTTCCAGTTCTTCCGCGGTCAAAATCAGCATTGCCCCAAGACGCGACTTAGCATAATTTTCGATACTTAAATTACATTCGTCCGACGCTTCGATAATCAGTTCAGTCGGCGCATAAATACTCAATGCGTCGAACAGTTCATGCTTTTCGTTATCCGTAAATAATCCCCAACGGCATTCTCCGGTCGAAACTTCAGCAAGCACCAACACGATTTGTGCTTCTTTTTGATACAAGTACGCCAAATAATTGCGGGTACCGTTCGCCAGTGAGCTGTCCAAAAGAACCGTCCCCGGCGTGATAACTTTGGTAACGCCGCGCTCGACAAGGCCCTTGGTTTCACTCGGATCCTGCAGCTGATCACAGATAGCTACGCGATAACCTTTTTGCACCAGACGATAAATATAGCTCTCCGCCGAATGAAACGGTACACCGCACATCGGTGCACGCTCTTTATTCCCCGCCGCCCGTCCCGTCAAGGTTAATTCCAGCTCACGGGAAGCCAGCAAGGCATCATCAAAGAACATTTCATAAAAATCGCCCAAACGGAAAAACAGAATTTCATCCGGATGCTCTTTTTTGATTGCTTGATACTGCGCCATCATCGGCGTCAGTTTGGCCGCCATGTCAGTTCCTTTCTGCCAATTCGCCACGCAAAAGCCACGTCTGCGCGTGGTCTACTTTCACTTGTGTTGTCTCACCGATCATAGTCGTTGCGCGCGGTGCAAAAATAATCATTTTGTTACCGCTCGTACGACCGAACCACATCTTCGGATTATTTTTAGTCGGCCCTTCCACGATTACTTCATATGTTTTACCGACCATCGTTTCGTTGCGCTCTAAGCTGATCTCGTTTTGGATACTCATGAGTTCCTGTAAGCGCCGTTTCATGACATCTTTTGGAACCTGTCCCGCCATTTTGGCAGCGGGTGTTCCCGAGCGCGGCGAGTATAGAAAGGTGTACGCCAAGTCATAACGGATCTTTTTCAGCAGCTCCAGCGTTTCCCGATGCATTTCTTCCGTCTCGCCGGGAAACCCTACGATCAGATCGGTCGTCAGTACCACATCGGGCATTACTTTGCGGATATAATCCACCAATTTGCAATAATGCTCTACCGTATAACCGCGGTTCATCCCTTTCAATACAGCATCCGAACCGGATTGTACCGGCAAGTGCATTTGGGTGACCACGTGCCGACTCTGCGCAATCGTATCGATCATCTCCCTCGTCATGTCACGAGGATGCGATGTCATATACCGGACGCGTTCAATGCCATCGATTTTATCCACTTCGCGAAGCAAATCCGAAAAATCCGTACCGTCTTTAAAATCAAGACCATAGGCATTCACATTTTGTCCCAAGAGCGTGATTTCTTTATAGCCTGCAGTGGCAAGTTCCCGTACTTCTTTGACAACGGACTCGATCGGACGACTCCATTCGCGACCGCGTACATACGGCACGATGCAATAGGTGCAAAACTTGTTACATCCCTGCATGATCGGCACCCAGGCAAAAACATTGCTTTTACGAACGGCATGCAGATCCGTAAAATCTGTAATATCAGCGCCGCGCATTTGCGTTTTGAGCGTATGCGAGGCGACCGCTTTACCGCTTTGCAATAATTCTTTTAAATGGTGAATATTGTACGGCCCGAAGACGAAATCAATATGCGGAGCACGTTCAAATAACGCTTCCTTATTTTTCTGCGCCATACAGCCGGTAATGCCGATGACAAGATTCGGATTCTTGGCTTTAAGATGTTTCAATTCGCCAATTTTCCCGTAAACCTTATTTTCTGCGCTTTCTCGCACGCAGCAGGTATTGATGACGATGACGTCTGCCTCCTGCATGTTGTCTGTAGGTTGGTATTGCAATTCTTCCAGTTGTCCCGACAAGCGTTCTGAATCACTTTCGTTCATTTGACAACCGTAAGTAATAATATGGTACGTTCCTTTCAATGTGTTCTCCTTCTCAAAACACGGGATGTTTACCGGCGCTGCACATTAACCATATCGCGAATCGATATTTTCAACATCTGCACCGACATTCCCGTCGTATACTCAATTTCATGACGAATGGCCTTCTGCAAACGCTGAATCAATCGTTTCGGATCATGATTAAAGGCCATGACCAGCGAAAACTCCAATCCTAAACCGTTTGTATTTTCCTGCATTTTCGTAATTTTAACATCATGCGCCGAAATGGCACCGCGCGTCACTTCTACCGCACGGTTCAACAAAGCGATGATTACCGCGTCACTGAATACGAGTTTGCCGTAATAACTGAAAATCGGTCGAACCACCGACTTTTCATCCGGCCCCTGGGCTTTTTTGTTTTTATCGCGCCGAAAAAAAGACTTCAACGGATCGATTAAGTACCCGCGAAAATGAGGGCGCAATTCCATTGTGGGCAAGGGAATAATATGTTTTCCTTCTTTTAAACGGGATTCGTTGGCGCGCGCAATCTCCTCACGGGTCGCTACCTGTTCAATATGAATGTAACGGCTCGGCTTAGGCAGACCAAGCGCCAGTGTAATTTTATCCACCATGC
The Negativicoccus succinicivorans DNA segment above includes these coding regions:
- the miaB gene encoding tRNA (N6-isopentenyl adenosine(37)-C2)-methylthiotransferase MiaB codes for the protein MNESDSERLSGQLEELQYQPTDNMQEADVIVINTCCVRESAENKVYGKIGELKHLKAKNPNLVIGITGCMAQKNKEALFERAPHIDFVFGPYNIHHLKELLQSGKAVASHTLKTQMRGADITDFTDLHAVRKSNVFAWVPIMQGCNKFCTYCIVPYVRGREWSRPIESVVKEVRELATAGYKEITLLGQNVNAYGLDFKDGTDFSDLLREVDKIDGIERVRYMTSHPRDMTREMIDTIAQSRHVVTQMHLPVQSGSDAVLKGMNRGYTVEHYCKLVDYIRKVMPDVVLTTDLIVGFPGETEEMHRETLELLKKIRYDLAYTFLYSPRSGTPAAKMAGQVPKDVMKRRLQELMSIQNEISLERNETMVGKTYEVIVEGPTKNNPKMWFGRTSGNKMIIFAPRATTMIGETTQVKVDHAQTWLLRGELAERN
- a CDS encoding ATP-binding protein, encoding MKVIAFVGPSGTGKSYRASVVAHESGIDCIIDDGILIYQNRLAAGFSAKKEESRLKAVRRAIFQDPVQVASVQNALAKINPKKLLILGTSERMVDKITLALGLPKPSRYIHIEQVATREEIARANESRLKEGKHIIPLPTMELRPHFRGYLIDPLKSFFRRDKNKKAQGPDEKSVVRPIFSYYGKLVFSDAVIIALLNRAVEVTRGAISAHDVKITKMQENTNGLGLEFSLVMAFNHDPKRLIQRLQKAIRHEIEYTTGMSVQMLKISIRDMVNVQRR
- the mutS gene encoding DNA mismatch repair protein MutS; the protein is MANWQKGTDMAAKLTPMMAQYQAIKKEHPDEILFFRLGDFYEMFFDDALLASRELELTLTGRAAGNKERAPMCGVPFHSAESYIYRLVQKGYRVAICDQLQDPSETKGLVERGVTKVITPGTVLLDSSLANGTRNYLAYLYQKEAQIVLVLAEVSTGECRWGLFTDNEKHELFDALSIYAPTELIIEASDECNLSIENYAKSRLGAMLILTAEELEMPLPKLTGATDFGGLALAELPAESAVREALAQLFYYLAKTLQQSAKQVTLLLPLREEAQMTLDHRTLRHLEVLQNMQDGSIRGTLYALLKQTQTAMGARLLQRWLEAPLLSDTEILARQEAVADFLKNARQADTLGNILGRIYDFERIVTKVEIGTATPKDLLAVRDSLAELVPLKELLQEFNAPMLQTLNRDVAMHTDVYTLLTEAIAPDAGLQRNGDYIKDGFSPRLDELRSLVHDSRSWIANLEAAEKAKSELKLKIGFNNVFGYYFEVPRSQAERVPEYFVRKQTLANAERYITPELKEFEVKVLSAQAEMDKLEAQLFTQVLADLRPALADLQKTARTLALIDALLALAVAAHKYRWVQPALNRQNRIEIRDGMHPMLAAAQKDTFVPNDTVLRHEDCETMLITGPNMAGKSTYMRQVALLLLMAQIGSFIPVRTADICPVSRIFTRIGATDDISSGQSTFMVEMNEVADILQAADANSLILLDEVGRGTSTYDGLSIARATVEFIAEKIGAFTLFATHYHELTEVADVYPHIQNFTVSVKERRGDVQFLRRIIPGKADKSYGIHVAKLAGLPTSVLQRAQTLLAELENTASAAPVEAERVPAMDIFADGIWDELAGLDVFSMTPMEAMETLFRLNKEAKARKGL
- the mutL gene encoding DNA mismatch repair endonuclease MutL, which encodes MAQIHILDAVTVNQIAAGEVVERPASVAKELIENALDANAAHIEIEIAEGGARYLRVTDDGNGMTAEDAALAFVRHATSKIQKAADIFAISSMGFRGEALASIASVAKVTLVTRTQEAEIGQEIRIEGGELISSQTIGAPVGTTLEVRDLFYNTPARQKFLKTERTESSRINTLVGKLALAHPQIAIRLINNGRTVIDTPGNGDMLDTFASLFGTDLANAMLPVEYQTETDSVTGYIAKPAVLKSSRQWQTWIVNGRIVESPALSRALDNAYHSLLPKRGYPPAVIRVLISPADVDVNIHPQKREVKFSDEQAVFRAVYHAVLNALTSVDDAATVATEVTQAPLGMQRHTAALQGESAPAQNEFTLADKKTDFELRQGVLEPTVRLPNAVTKPSSSGAPAASTQTATSYAPPRWSVAEENTFSEYMAKVQQDDTSDEEERILFTPQEDAEAALVPLGQIANCFIVCQKGEELYIIDQHAAHERVRYDRLAQATEGIPAQTLLVPQLLQLDAEDVQALLTHEEQLHALGFQFEQAGPQLLRLVAAPADAVGTEQERMLSEISLALQADTPPTAEQLRHRVLAYASCRGAIKAGHALNIRQMRELIRDLLATKRPFVCPHGRPVMVRFTAADLAKLFRRS
- a CDS encoding class I SAM-dependent methyltransferase; the encoded protein is MMIWGITTGYKPTNEQRMQAQELASEWQLPYVERGHASLRRLAERTRISHWLVQLQRGLVATDGKTRLEFHLQMAKLRALNWERKRQDHFADLLYEASPKRFLDATFGRGSDAIMAAYTLPENVEIIALEKSFPVYAVGRDGLRSMQVPESPALTAALRRIHLLHADVSDYLKKQPDNRFDVIYFDFMFHHTVSQTNNLAELRTFAAQTGLDELLWEEAKRVAKKRIIVKNRPFASWFKTHPPTFLRGGTYSRVVYGVWDL